In Chryseobacterium lactis, a single genomic region encodes these proteins:
- a CDS encoding murein L,D-transpeptidase catalytic domain family protein has translation MKGLYGIIGLVYMVTTSFYISPRVAAKNENVNTTKTERVIEMKSEKHASNAVSSSEALYQSIAFDPEHELNYEVFSKALTGFENLKKAGLLTQDSHLLTICDFSMSSNTKRLWIIDIDDKKVLFNSLVAHGKNTGEEFATNFSNRESSLQSSLGFYITDATYQGDNGYSLRLLGMDKGFNDAAYRRAIVLHGANYVSDDFATMHKRIGRSWGCPAVPKELTQPIINTIKGRNCLFIYYPDQNYLSSSEWLKA, from the coding sequence ATGAAAGGATTATACGGCATAATAGGCCTGGTGTACATGGTTACGACATCATTCTACATTTCTCCAAGAGTGGCGGCAAAGAATGAAAATGTCAATACAACAAAAACAGAAAGAGTTATTGAAATGAAATCTGAGAAGCATGCAAGTAATGCTGTATCTTCATCAGAAGCACTGTACCAATCAATTGCATTTGACCCTGAACATGAATTAAATTATGAGGTTTTCTCAAAAGCATTAACAGGATTTGAAAATTTAAAGAAAGCAGGATTGCTTACTCAGGATTCGCACTTACTAACGATTTGCGATTTTTCTATGTCTTCCAATACAAAAAGACTTTGGATTATAGATATTGATGATAAGAAAGTATTATTCAACTCACTGGTTGCCCACGGAAAAAATACAGGTGAAGAATTTGCGACGAATTTTTCTAACAGGGAAAGTTCGTTGCAGAGCAGCCTGGGATTTTATATCACGGATGCAACGTATCAGGGAGATAACGGATATTCATTAAGACTATTGGGAATGGATAAAGGATTTAATGATGCAGCCTACAGAAGAGCGATCGTATTGCACGGAGCCAATTATGTAAGCGACGATTTTGCCACCATGCACAAAAGAATCGGAAGAAGCTGGGGATGTCCTGCAGTACCAAAAGAACTGACACAGCCCATTATCAATACGATAAAAGGCAGAAACTGTCTCTTCATTTATTATCCTGATCAGAACTATCTTTCCTCATCGGAATGGTTAAAAGCATAA
- a CDS encoding cupin domain-containing protein: MNTEYKNDQNTDAAKKVSTGFVPAVRLMSNLDGSCTFERGKIPTLSHIDVNVFWISSQTEEWEKNIHVAPRKQYVITIKGTVRFKVTDGSTFVIEPGTILLAEDTEGEGHSWDMTDDEEWVRLYIPMAENAYNLFIPDDGMF; the protein is encoded by the coding sequence ATGAATACAGAATATAAGAATGATCAAAACACAGATGCAGCAAAAAAGGTGTCAACAGGATTTGTTCCGGCCGTAAGGTTAATGAGTAATCTTGATGGATCCTGCACCTTTGAACGGGGGAAGATCCCAACGTTAAGTCATATCGATGTTAATGTATTCTGGATCAGCAGTCAAACGGAAGAATGGGAGAAGAATATACATGTTGCTCCACGAAAACAATATGTGATCACCATAAAAGGCACTGTCAGATTCAAAGTTACCGATGGCTCAACCTTTGTGATAGAACCTGGGACTATTCTGTTGGCAGAAGATACTGAGGGAGAAGGTCACAGCTGGGATATGACAGATGATGAAGAATGGGTAAGATTGTATATTCCGATGGCAGAGAATGCTTATAATCTTTTCATTCCTGATGACGGGATGTTTTAG
- a CDS encoding YdeI/OmpD-associated family protein yields MEKYSSKIDAYIEKSQDFAKPVLHYIRETVHEHCSEAEETLKWGFPHFIYKGKNLCAMASFKQHCTFGFWLEKEMKTMQEITQDIEKNSMFSLGKITRVEDLPSKPQLKKAIREAMELTEMGVTMKKAAPSKTEIEIPDYFQIALNTHKKALNIFEKASPSFRKEYITWIMEAKTEATRNKRIDQALEWISEGKGRNWKYEKK; encoded by the coding sequence ATGGAAAAATACAGTTCAAAAATAGATGCTTATATTGAAAAATCTCAGGATTTTGCAAAACCCGTTTTACATTACATTCGTGAAACGGTTCATGAACACTGTTCTGAAGCTGAAGAAACTTTGAAATGGGGATTTCCTCATTTTATATACAAAGGGAAAAATCTTTGTGCTATGGCTTCTTTTAAACAACATTGCACCTTCGGGTTCTGGTTGGAAAAAGAGATGAAAACAATGCAGGAAATCACTCAGGATATTGAAAAAAACTCAATGTTCAGTCTCGGAAAAATCACCAGAGTTGAAGACCTTCCTTCAAAACCTCAGCTTAAAAAAGCAATACGGGAGGCAATGGAGCTCACAGAGATGGGTGTTACCATGAAAAAAGCAGCTCCCTCGAAAACAGAAATTGAAATCCCTGATTATTTTCAAATTGCTTTAAATACCCATAAAAAAGCATTAAATATTTTCGAAAAAGCATCACCATCATTCAGAAAAGAATACATCACCTGGATTATGGAGGCCAAAACAGAAGCCACCCGAAATAAACGAATAGATCAGGCTTTGGAATGGATTTCTGAGGGAAAAGGCAGGAACTGGAAATATGAGAAGAAATAG
- a CDS encoding Na+/H+ antiporter, with the protein MHTILPFFLAMIAAIVLLNMWATKLKIAYPILLVVFGLLVSFVPGLPAVKINPDLIFFIFLPPLLFEASWSISFKEMKKWWRIIGSFAFLVVFFTALSVAVVSNYFIPGFTIALGFLLGGIVSPPDAVSSGAIMKFVKIPKTTSAILEGESLLNDASSLIIFRFALIAVGTGQFVWQEASLNFLWMIIGGAGLGLLLAWIFVQVHKRLPTDASSDIALTLIEPYLMYWLAEQFHSSGVLAVVCGGLYMSSKRMIFLSSTSRIRGYSVWESFVFILNGIVFLIIGLELPEIVGGLRSEGIPLPTAINYGVLVTGILIAARIISSYAAMLATIIFRPGVAPRASSNRRRLMMPIILGWTGMRGVVSLAAALAIPISLHGAPFPNRNLILFITFVVILLTLLVQGLTLPYLIRFGHVFDDFIDDEKEELVRQEIKTKLKQHVYHFLKDKHENELQSHAGIERMLKHWEEKNKASDTEWMNEKTKLIFLEMLESQRQFLSELNKDISINEEIIRHQLYQLDLEEERLRMI; encoded by the coding sequence ATGCATACGATTTTACCCTTTTTCCTGGCTATGATAGCTGCTATTGTCCTGTTAAATATGTGGGCAACCAAGCTGAAAATTGCTTATCCGATTTTATTGGTTGTTTTTGGATTATTGGTCAGTTTTGTACCCGGTTTACCTGCCGTAAAAATAAATCCTGATCTGATCTTTTTTATCTTTTTACCCCCATTATTATTTGAGGCCTCGTGGTCTATTTCTTTTAAAGAAATGAAAAAATGGTGGCGGATTATCGGCAGCTTTGCATTTCTTGTTGTATTTTTTACTGCTTTGTCGGTAGCAGTTGTTTCTAATTATTTTATTCCGGGATTTACCATTGCTTTAGGGTTTTTGCTTGGAGGAATTGTTTCTCCGCCCGATGCCGTAAGTAGTGGTGCTATTATGAAATTTGTGAAAATTCCGAAAACAACTTCTGCAATTCTTGAAGGCGAAAGCTTACTCAACGATGCTTCTTCTTTAATTATTTTCCGTTTTGCTCTTATTGCTGTGGGAACAGGGCAATTTGTATGGCAGGAAGCTTCACTGAATTTTTTGTGGATGATTATAGGTGGTGCAGGACTTGGATTATTACTGGCCTGGATTTTTGTACAGGTGCACAAACGTCTGCCGACAGATGCCTCATCAGATATTGCATTAACTTTGATTGAGCCCTACCTGATGTACTGGCTGGCAGAACAGTTTCATAGTTCTGGAGTACTGGCGGTAGTTTGCGGAGGCTTGTATATGTCAAGTAAACGAATGATATTTTTAAGCAGTACGAGCCGGATTCGAGGGTATAGTGTTTGGGAAAGCTTTGTATTTATCCTGAATGGAATCGTTTTTTTAATTATCGGACTTGAACTTCCGGAAATCGTTGGCGGATTGCGCTCAGAAGGTATTCCTTTGCCCACCGCCATCAATTATGGAGTTTTGGTGACAGGTATTCTGATTGCTGCCAGAATTATAAGCTCGTACGCTGCAATGCTCGCCACTATTATTTTCCGACCGGGGGTGGCTCCCCGGGCTTCTTCGAACAGGAGACGTCTGATGATGCCTATTATACTGGGCTGGACCGGAATGCGAGGTGTAGTATCGCTGGCTGCTGCTCTTGCCATTCCTATCAGTCTTCATGGTGCTCCTTTTCCGAACAGAAATCTAATTTTGTTCATCACTTTTGTTGTGATATTGCTTACTCTTCTTGTGCAAGGCCTTACATTGCCTTATCTTATCAGATTTGGGCATGTGTTTGACGATTTTATTGATGATGAAAAAGAAGAATTAGTCCGTCAGGAAATAAAAACAAAACTGAAGCAGCATGTCTATCATTTTCTTAAAGATAAACATGAAAATGAGCTTCAAAGTCATGCCGGTATAGAGCGAATGCTGAAACACTGGGAAGAGAAAAATAAAGCAAGCGATACGGAATGGATGAATGAAAAAACCAAGCTTATTTTCCTTGAAATGCTAGAAAGTCAGAGACAGTTTCTTTCAGAGCTGAACAAAGATATATCGATCAATGAAGAAATTATCCGCCATCAGTTGTATCAGCTTGATCTGGAAGAGGAGAGATTAAGGATGATTTAG
- a CDS encoding quinone-dependent dihydroorotate dehydrogenase — MYKSLIRPILFKFDPEDVHHFTFSMLKNFGFLTKLFFPKPIEDKRLEREVFGLKFKNPVGLAAGFDKNAVLFNELGDLGFGFVEIGTVTPRAQAGNAKKRLFRLIEDGGIINRMGFNNDGLEAAIEKLKSNKGKIIIGGNIGKNTDTSPENYTEDYLDCFEGLHPHVDYFVLNVSCPNVGSHAKLEDVGYLRELITEVKKINQSKSVQKPILLKIAPDLNNNQLDEIVELIAETKIDGIIVSNTSVNREGLKTSSEVLEQIGNGGLSGKPIRERSTKMIKYLSDKSNKSFPIIGVGGIHSAKDAMEKLDAGASLVQLYTGFIYEGPELINEINKEILKRASRLPR, encoded by the coding sequence ATGTACAAATCGCTCATTCGACCAATTCTTTTTAAATTCGATCCCGAAGATGTTCATCACTTTACATTTTCGATGCTTAAGAACTTTGGATTTCTCACTAAATTATTTTTCCCAAAACCTATTGAAGACAAGCGTCTGGAAAGAGAAGTTTTCGGATTGAAATTTAAAAATCCTGTAGGATTGGCAGCCGGATTTGATAAAAATGCTGTGTTGTTCAACGAATTGGGAGACTTAGGTTTTGGATTTGTAGAAATCGGAACGGTAACCCCAAGAGCTCAGGCTGGAAATGCTAAGAAAAGATTATTCCGATTGATAGAAGACGGTGGGATTATCAACAGAATGGGATTCAATAACGATGGCCTTGAAGCAGCTATTGAAAAACTAAAATCCAACAAGGGAAAAATAATCATCGGAGGAAATATTGGAAAAAACACCGATACTAGCCCCGAAAACTATACCGAGGATTATCTGGATTGTTTTGAAGGTCTTCATCCTCATGTAGATTATTTTGTGCTAAATGTAAGTTGCCCGAATGTAGGAAGCCACGCCAAACTTGAAGATGTAGGCTATTTACGCGAACTGATTACGGAAGTGAAAAAAATCAATCAGTCAAAATCTGTACAGAAGCCGATATTACTGAAAATTGCTCCGGATCTTAATAACAATCAATTGGATGAAATTGTTGAGCTGATTGCTGAAACAAAAATAGATGGAATAATTGTTTCCAATACTTCAGTCAACAGGGAAGGCTTGAAAACTTCTTCCGAAGTGCTGGAACAAATAGGGAATGGAGGTCTAAGCGGAAAGCCTATTCGTGAAAGAAGTACAAAAATGATCAAATACCTTTCTGATAAAAGCAATAAATCTTTCCCGATCATTGGAGTAGGAGGAATTCACTCTGCAAAGGATGCGATGGAAAAATTGGATGCGGGTGCAAGTCTGGTTCAGTTGTACACCGGATTTATTTATGAAGGTCCGGAACTGATCAATGAAATCAACAAGGAAATTTTGAAAAGAGCAAGCAGATTGCCGAGATAA
- a CDS encoding glycine--tRNA ligase: protein MAKQEDVFKKVISHAKEYGFIFPSSEIYDGLSAVYDYGQNGAELKNNIKQYWWKAMVQLNENIVGIDSAILMHPTTWKASGHVDAFNDPLIDNKDSKKRFRADVLVEDYCLKIEDKENKEIEKAAKRFGESFDKAQFEATNPKILEYRAKREAILSRLAKSLENEDLADVKALIEELEIADPDTGSKNWTEVRQFNLMFGTKLGASADSAMDLYLRPETAQGIFVNFLNVQKTSRHRLPFGIAQIGKAFRNEIVARQFIFRMREFEQMEMQFFVAPGTELEFYEQWKQKRLNWHLALGLGNENYRFHDHEKLAHYANAAADIEFNFPFGFKELEGIHSRTDFDLKAHEKHSGRKLQFFDPERNENYVPYVVETSVGLDRLFLSIFSHCLKDEVLEDGSERTVLSLPPALAPIKAAILPLMKKDGLAEYAEKIFNDLKYDFNLFYEEKDAIGKRYRRQDAIGTPYCITVDHDSLTDHTVTMRDRDTMQQERVTVSELRRIIDEKTNFRNLLSKI, encoded by the coding sequence ATGGCAAAGCAAGAAGATGTTTTCAAGAAAGTGATTTCTCACGCTAAAGAATATGGTTTTATTTTCCCATCAAGTGAGATCTATGATGGTTTATCCGCTGTTTATGATTATGGACAGAACGGAGCCGAACTAAAAAATAATATCAAACAATACTGGTGGAAAGCTATGGTACAGCTTAACGAAAATATTGTGGGTATTGACTCGGCGATCCTTATGCATCCAACAACCTGGAAGGCATCAGGCCACGTAGACGCTTTCAACGATCCATTGATTGATAATAAAGATTCTAAGAAACGTTTCAGAGCAGACGTTTTGGTAGAAGATTACTGTCTAAAAATTGAAGATAAAGAGAACAAAGAAATTGAAAAAGCAGCCAAAAGATTTGGTGAATCTTTCGATAAGGCTCAATTTGAAGCTACGAATCCAAAAATTCTGGAATACAGAGCAAAAAGAGAGGCTATTCTTTCAAGATTGGCAAAATCTCTGGAAAATGAAGATCTTGCCGATGTAAAGGCTTTGATTGAAGAGCTTGAAATTGCTGATCCTGATACAGGTTCTAAAAACTGGACCGAGGTAAGACAATTCAACCTAATGTTCGGAACCAAACTTGGAGCTTCTGCAGATTCTGCGATGGATCTTTACTTGAGACCGGAAACTGCTCAGGGTATCTTCGTTAACTTTTTAAATGTACAAAAAACGTCACGTCACAGACTTCCTTTCGGTATTGCCCAGATTGGAAAGGCATTCAGAAATGAGATTGTTGCAAGACAGTTTATCTTCAGAATGCGTGAATTCGAACAAATGGAAATGCAATTTTTTGTAGCTCCGGGTACAGAACTTGAATTCTACGAGCAATGGAAACAAAAACGTCTGAACTGGCACTTAGCTTTAGGATTAGGTAATGAAAATTACAGATTCCATGACCATGAGAAACTAGCTCACTATGCCAATGCTGCGGCTGATATTGAGTTTAATTTCCCATTCGGTTTCAAGGAACTGGAAGGTATTCACTCCAGAACGGATTTCGACCTGAAAGCTCATGAAAAGCACTCAGGAAGAAAACTTCAGTTCTTCGATCCTGAAAGAAATGAGAATTATGTTCCTTATGTTGTGGAAACATCAGTAGGTTTAGACAGATTATTCCTTTCTATCTTCTCACACTGCTTAAAAGACGAAGTATTGGAAGATGGTTCAGAAAGAACTGTTTTATCTTTACCTCCAGCTTTAGCCCCAATTAAGGCAGCTATTCTTCCACTGATGAAGAAAGACGGTTTAGCAGAATATGCAGAGAAAATCTTCAATGATCTAAAATATGATTTCAACTTATTCTACGAAGAAAAAGATGCGATCGGAAAACGTTACAGAAGACAGGATGCCATCGGTACTCCTTACTGTATCACAGTAGATCATGATTCATTGACAGATCATACGGTAACCATGAGAGACAGGGATACGATGCAGCAGGAAAGAGTTACTGTTTCAGAGTTGAGAAGAATCATTGATGAGAAAACCAACTTCAGAAATTTACTTTCTAAAATATAA
- a CDS encoding pseudouridine synthase produces the protein MLEILYRDEHLIAINKPSGLLVHKSYYAGEADTYAIQELRDQIGQYVYPAHRLDRKTSGVLLFTLDKDTLRLMNDQFATRQVEKKYLAILRGWTKEEETIDYDLINEDEIQQNAITYYHRLQISEIDLAFGKHQTSRYCLVEAIPETGRMHQLRKHFKHILHPILGCRPYGCNKQNKLWLETFNMTKLMLHAHQLIINHPITNERMTLNATVNDEFKRVGDILNFDLSSYYPCQGSKP, from the coding sequence ATGTTAGAAATTCTTTATCGTGACGAGCATCTTATTGCCATCAATAAACCAAGCGGATTATTGGTTCATAAATCTTATTATGCAGGAGAAGCAGATACCTATGCGATTCAGGAGTTAAGAGATCAGATCGGGCAATATGTCTATCCTGCCCATCGTTTAGACCGAAAAACGTCAGGGGTTTTATTGTTTACTTTGGATAAAGATACGTTAAGGCTCATGAACGATCAATTTGCGACACGACAGGTTGAAAAAAAATATTTAGCAATCCTTCGGGGCTGGACAAAAGAAGAAGAAACGATCGATTATGACTTAATAAATGAAGATGAGATCCAGCAAAATGCCATTACTTACTATCATCGGTTACAAATCTCGGAAATAGATTTGGCATTTGGAAAACATCAGACTTCCCGTTATTGTCTGGTAGAAGCTATTCCGGAAACAGGTAGAATGCACCAGCTGAGGAAGCATTTTAAACATATTTTGCATCCTATTCTGGGGTGTCGTCCTTATGGTTGTAATAAGCAGAATAAATTGTGGCTGGAGACTTTCAATATGACTAAATTGATGCTTCACGCTCATCAATTGATTATTAATCATCCCATCACCAACGAAAGGATGACGTTGAATGCCACAGTTAATGACGAATTTAAAAGAGTAGGAGATATTTTGAATTTTGATTTAAGCTCGTATTATCCTTGTCAAGGTTCTAAACCTTGA
- the msrB gene encoding peptide-methionine (R)-S-oxide reductase MsrB produces MKFLISIIILIFLPSCTQKYQPVKTSSMENTDAKNNPYYSRTDTTQLNVSNEEWKQILAPDLYAIAREAATERAFTGKYNEFDEVGDYYCAVCGNHLFRSTSKFSSSCGWPSFFEADKEGTYYKRDVSYGMERVEVLCKRCDSHLGHVFDDGPKPTGLRYCMNSISLEFVPDSQK; encoded by the coding sequence ATGAAATTTTTAATTTCAATCATCATATTAATCTTTCTGCCATCATGTACGCAGAAATATCAACCCGTTAAAACTTCTTCTATGGAAAATACAGATGCAAAAAACAATCCATACTACTCAAGAACCGACACTACCCAACTAAACGTTTCCAACGAAGAATGGAAACAAATCCTGGCTCCGGATCTCTATGCAATAGCAAGAGAAGCTGCAACAGAAAGAGCTTTCACCGGAAAATACAATGAGTTTGATGAGGTGGGAGATTACTATTGTGCCGTATGTGGAAACCATTTGTTCCGCTCTACATCGAAATTTTCAAGCAGTTGTGGCTGGCCAAGCTTCTTTGAAGCAGATAAAGAAGGGACTTATTACAAAAGAGATGTATCCTACGGAATGGAAAGGGTAGAGGTGCTTTGTAAAAGATGTGATTCCCATTTGGGACACGTTTTTGATGATGGTCCAAAGCCCACCGGATTGCGCTATTGTATGAATTCCATTAGTCTGGAATTTGTTCCGGATTCGCAAAAATAA
- a CDS encoding DUF445 domain-containing protein translates to MNDEAKRKQLRKYKAIATGLFVLMAVIFIITTILQKSNNSHWIGYVRAFAEAAMVGALADWFAVTALFRHPLGLPIPHTNLIENSKQKLGDNLGSFVVSNFLSPQNIRPYIQKIKVSNFVGEWLSKEKNQDILIRNLSDIVLDILNKLDDSTVSQFISNKVTEMTDNIKLNQIVGNGIHYILEKNDHQRIITNLSKQIKDYILENDEMIKDRVKKGSYTFIPSFVDNKIADKIADGLADFFKEIEENPQHEVRALITQKIHEFSVDLKEDPKWDDEFKTIKNGLLKNDKLDEYSNDIWVSIKKTLMKELQEEHSALKGYLSKNLNEFSQNLKTDENLQNKIDHWVRVTAYKYILRNTHQFGSLISTTVGNWQGKELSEKMELEVGKDLQFIRVNGTLVGGLVGLLIYTVSHFFI, encoded by the coding sequence ATGAATGACGAAGCAAAAAGAAAACAGCTCAGAAAATACAAAGCGATTGCCACAGGATTGTTTGTCTTAATGGCCGTTATTTTCATTATTACCACCATTTTACAGAAGTCTAATAATTCTCATTGGATTGGCTACGTTCGTGCTTTTGCAGAGGCTGCAATGGTAGGAGCTCTGGCCGATTGGTTTGCGGTAACAGCTTTATTCCGTCACCCTTTGGGACTTCCCATTCCCCACACCAATCTGATTGAAAACAGCAAACAAAAGCTAGGTGATAATCTGGGAAGTTTTGTAGTCAGTAACTTTCTTTCGCCACAAAACATCCGTCCGTACATTCAGAAAATCAAAGTATCCAATTTTGTTGGAGAATGGCTGAGTAAGGAAAAAAATCAGGATATTCTGATCAGAAACCTTTCAGATATTGTGCTGGATATTCTCAATAAACTGGACGATTCTACCGTAAGCCAATTCATCAGCAATAAGGTCACAGAAATGACTGACAATATTAAACTCAACCAAATAGTAGGAAATGGCATTCATTATATTCTTGAGAAAAACGATCATCAGCGAATCATTACCAATCTTTCCAAACAGATCAAAGACTATATCCTTGAAAATGATGAAATGATCAAAGACCGTGTAAAAAAAGGAAGCTATACTTTCATTCCATCATTTGTAGATAATAAAATTGCCGATAAAATTGCGGATGGGCTTGCTGATTTTTTTAAAGAAATTGAAGAAAACCCTCAGCATGAAGTAAGAGCCCTGATCACTCAAAAGATCCACGAATTTTCTGTTGACCTTAAAGAAGACCCCAAATGGGATGATGAATTTAAAACCATTAAAAACGGGCTCCTGAAAAACGATAAACTGGATGAATATTCTAATGACATCTGGGTTTCAATTAAAAAAACGTTGATGAAAGAACTTCAGGAGGAACATTCTGCTTTGAAGGGATATCTTTCTAAGAATTTGAACGAGTTTTCACAAAATTTAAAAACAGACGAAAATCTTCAAAACAAAATTGATCACTGGGTTCGGGTAACGGCCTACAAATATATCCTTAGAAACACCCACCAGTTTGGAAGCCTCATCAGTACTACCGTTGGAAACTGGCAGGGTAAAGAATTAAGCGAAAAAATGGAGCTGGAAGTAGGAAAAGACCTTCAGTTTATCCGTGTAAATGGAACATTGGTGGGAGGTTTGGTAGGATTACTCATCTATACTGTTTCCCACTTCTTCATCTAA
- a CDS encoding serine hydrolase domain-containing protein, with product MKIVKYMIGGAVAGAAAAYLLGYDYLFNGISKTYLKGKSSAYIDDGDLFPSNPIVTEEPRLWEEDSEYNKKELPKHLVDQLKHSKTAAFVVIRNGKILHEQYWAGYNQLSQTNSFSMAKAVTVMLLGKALEEGIIENIDEKLSDFYAEFKEKGFGSEVSLQNLAQMEAGLDWDENYNNPFLPNAKAYYGKSLVKAVFSRKFKEKPGTRFEYQSGSTQLLGFALKKALNQPLASYLSEKFWIPLGMEQNAKWSTDDYGMEKTYCCIHSNARDFAKLGQLFLDDGKVENQQVLNLDFIEQMRTPTEKSEEVYGMGLWINHDNPVKHYYFLGLQGQYIIMVPEYNMVIVRTGSYANSPKNDRGRPDMVRFLVNEIVDLFQEE from the coding sequence ATGAAAATAGTAAAATATATGATAGGTGGCGCTGTCGCCGGTGCAGCAGCAGCTTATCTTCTGGGATACGATTATCTGTTTAATGGTATTTCCAAAACTTATCTGAAAGGAAAATCAAGTGCCTATATTGATGATGGAGATCTGTTTCCCAGCAATCCTATTGTTACGGAAGAACCAAGATTATGGGAAGAGGATTCTGAGTATAATAAAAAGGAATTACCTAAGCATTTAGTTGATCAATTAAAACATTCCAAAACGGCTGCGTTTGTGGTCATCAGGAATGGTAAAATTCTTCACGAACAATATTGGGCAGGCTATAATCAACTGTCACAAACCAATTCTTTTTCTATGGCAAAAGCGGTAACGGTGATGCTTCTGGGAAAAGCTTTGGAAGAAGGAATTATTGAGAATATTGATGAAAAGCTGTCAGATTTTTATGCTGAATTTAAAGAGAAAGGATTCGGAAGTGAAGTAAGTCTACAAAATCTGGCTCAGATGGAAGCCGGGCTCGACTGGGATGAGAATTATAATAATCCTTTTCTTCCCAATGCCAAAGCATATTATGGAAAAAGTCTTGTGAAAGCGGTATTTTCAAGAAAATTTAAAGAAAAACCGGGAACCCGATTTGAATACCAAAGCGGCTCTACCCAACTTCTGGGATTTGCTTTAAAAAAGGCACTCAATCAACCACTAGCAAGCTATTTATCAGAAAAATTCTGGATTCCTTTAGGGATGGAACAGAACGCCAAATGGAGTACCGACGATTACGGAATGGAAAAAACCTATTGTTGTATTCATTCCAACGCCAGAGACTTTGCCAAACTGGGACAATTATTTCTGGATGATGGTAAAGTTGAAAATCAACAGGTTCTCAACCTTGATTTTATTGAACAAATGAGAACTCCGACAGAAAAGTCTGAAGAGGTTTATGGAATGGGACTTTGGATCAATCATGACAATCCGGTCAAACATTATTATTTCCTGGGGCTGCAAGGGCAATATATCATTATGGTTCCAGAGTATAACATGGTGATTGTAAGGACAGGAAGTTATGCCAACAGTCCTAAAAATGACAGAGGAAGACCGGACATGGTAAGATTCCTGGTGAATGAAATTGTAGATTTATTTCAAGAAGAATAA